In a genomic window of Rhizobium sp. N324:
- a CDS encoding RidA family protein — protein MAKPELFVTPGYGQKFHELLHFSQALKIGDRIEISGQGGWNDELEIPDSIVSEIERAFENVQRTLATAGAKWRDVVHVNSYHVGGFPLIVNETIAGLFRKYMPDRAPIWTQTGVEALGLPAMRIEIRVTAILE, from the coding sequence ATGGCCAAGCCTGAACTTTTCGTCACACCCGGGTATGGGCAGAAATTTCATGAGCTTTTGCACTTTTCACAAGCGCTCAAGATTGGTGATCGCATCGAGATTTCCGGCCAGGGCGGATGGAACGATGAGCTTGAAATCCCGGATTCGATCGTGAGCGAGATCGAGAGAGCGTTTGAGAATGTCCAGCGAACCTTGGCCACGGCTGGCGCGAAGTGGAGGGATGTCGTCCATGTCAATTCTTATCACGTTGGAGGCTTTCCACTGATTGTGAACGAGACGATTGCCGGTCTTTTCCGTAAGTACATGCCCGATCGCGCTCCGATTTGGACGCAAACCGGTGTGGAAGCCCTTGGGCTCCCCGCCATGCGAATTGAGATCCGTGTCACTGCCATCCTGGAATGA
- a CDS encoding nuclear transport factor 2 family protein, protein MSTDTNAEKKLSKAEPASPTSPLGVLQSILSNPTDLEFVKQFTTDDFIYVSLNYEHPELKRIMPWAGTNEGTEGLVQTFVDVGRYWTTDNFEIQDSFENKNGAAIFGTFTYTSNVLGKTVTSPFSVLARGENGKLSYVQFMEDTFATVRSFRDGGGYSIKANPDGSEITV, encoded by the coding sequence ATGTCTACCGATACGAACGCCGAGAAGAAGTTATCGAAAGCAGAACCAGCGTCGCCGACATCGCCTTTGGGGGTGTTGCAGTCGATCCTGTCGAACCCGACCGACCTGGAGTTCGTCAAACAATTCACGACAGACGATTTCATTTATGTTTCGCTGAACTATGAGCACCCGGAGCTGAAACGGATCATGCCTTGGGCTGGTACCAACGAAGGTACCGAGGGGCTAGTTCAGACTTTCGTCGATGTCGGCCGTTACTGGACAACAGACAACTTCGAAATCCAGGACAGTTTCGAAAATAAGAACGGCGCGGCGATCTTCGGCACGTTCACCTACACATCAAACGTTTTGGGTAAAACGGTGACGTCGCCCTTCTCGGTTCTGGCGCGCGGCGAGAACGGCAAATTGTCCTACGTGCAGTTTATGGAAGATACCTTCGCAACCGTCCGCAGTTTCAGAGATGGCGGTGGGTATTCTATCAAAGCGAACCCGGATGGGTCCGAAATTACCGTCTGA
- a CDS encoding SDR family NAD(P)-dependent oxidoreductase codes for MINLEGKRALVTGGSRGIGAAIALALAENGANVAFTYQRSAEKASKVTEAIEKMGRRVAAIQADSADPEAIASSVREAVSILGGLDILVNSAAIGHNGMIVDLDVSAYQTLMDVNVRAPVLFAKAVIPHLGKGGRIVTIGSALGERVPFPGITPYAMSKAALTSFTRGLSRELGPSGITVNLVQPGATDTESNPADGPAADLQKSLTSLGRYGEPREIANAVVFLASPAASVITGAILTADGGAIA; via the coding sequence ATGATCAATCTTGAAGGCAAACGGGCATTGGTAACTGGCGGGTCGCGAGGCATTGGTGCTGCGATCGCATTGGCGCTGGCGGAAAACGGCGCAAATGTCGCGTTCACATACCAACGCTCCGCCGAAAAGGCTTCAAAGGTAACTGAAGCGATCGAAAAGATGGGGCGCCGCGTCGCTGCAATCCAAGCTGACAGTGCCGACCCCGAGGCAATTGCTAGCTCAGTAAGGGAGGCCGTCTCCATTTTGGGCGGGCTGGACATCCTTGTGAACAGCGCTGCGATCGGCCACAATGGCATGATCGTCGACCTAGATGTCTCAGCGTATCAGACGTTGATGGATGTCAACGTACGAGCTCCGGTCCTGTTCGCGAAAGCCGTCATCCCGCATCTCGGCAAAGGCGGCCGCATCGTCACAATCGGCTCGGCGCTGGGGGAGAGGGTACCGTTTCCCGGCATTACTCCCTACGCAATGTCCAAAGCAGCACTCACATCCTTCACACGCGGTCTTTCGCGTGAACTTGGTCCGAGTGGTATCACCGTCAATCTCGTGCAACCCGGAGCAACCGATACGGAGAGCAACCCGGCGGATGGACCAGCTGCAGACTTGCAGAAGAGCTTGACGTCCTTGGGGCGTTACGGCGAACCGCGGGAGATTGCCAACGCCGTGGTGTTTCTCGCAAGTCCGGCTGCGAGTGTCATTACGGGTGCCATTCTAACCGCAGACGGCGGAGCGATCGCCTGA
- a CDS encoding TetR/AcrR family transcriptional regulator yields the protein MKVMRETIVSTARELFRSRGYAGASMNDLADAVGLKKSSLYVRFPNKEALVPAVLDLTLQETFGERDLGSRQWDAEFLEVIELIATTLADRGRCVGLHLAYGTSDETPIAKDAVRAFFQAHRDNLASILSRAMPADVARNIATDTLARLEGATAFVAIFGEKDAMKRAVRLSIEEAKNAAAATSLSSR from the coding sequence ATGAAAGTCATGAGAGAAACGATCGTATCGACGGCGAGGGAATTGTTTCGATCGAGAGGGTATGCCGGCGCATCGATGAACGACCTCGCGGATGCCGTGGGCCTGAAGAAATCATCGCTATACGTCCGCTTCCCCAACAAGGAAGCTCTCGTTCCGGCGGTCCTGGATCTCACCTTGCAAGAGACATTCGGTGAAAGAGACCTAGGATCAAGGCAATGGGACGCCGAGTTCCTCGAGGTCATAGAACTGATTGCAACCACTCTCGCCGATCGCGGGCGATGCGTAGGCCTGCATCTTGCTTATGGCACGAGTGACGAGACCCCGATTGCCAAGGATGCAGTTCGAGCCTTTTTTCAAGCGCACCGCGATAATCTGGCGAGCATCTTGTCCCGCGCCATGCCAGCCGATGTAGCTCGGAACATCGCGACTGACACATTAGCCCGTTTGGAAGGTGCCACGGCTTTTGTTGCGATATTCGGGGAAAAGGATGCCATGAAGCGAGCGGTTCGCCTTTCCATCGAAGAAGCTAAAAATGCAGCCGCTGCGACGTCACTGTCTAGCCGGTAG
- a CDS encoding alpha/beta fold hydrolase — protein sequence MVVSYKTQKVRDIEVFYREAGSKEAPVLLLLHGFPSSSHMFRDLIPLLADRYRVIAPDLPGFGRTISPPRGDFAYTFDNLAAVVTGFTEALGLSRYALYVFDYGAPVGFRMATANPERITAIISQNGNAYIDGFSDEWTAWEAYWREPSTENRETCRASLSSEVIENWQYRTGTSKERLSPDGYQLDIAFMSRPGAEDIQLDLILDYRTNIDRYGEFQAYFQDHQPPFLAVWGRHDPAFVPAGAEAYKRDLPAAEVHLLDTGHFALETHAEEIAQFIRSFLIRHV from the coding sequence ATGGTCGTAAGCTACAAAACGCAAAAGGTTAGAGACATCGAGGTTTTCTACAGAGAGGCCGGTTCAAAGGAAGCGCCGGTCCTACTCCTGCTCCACGGTTTTCCGTCATCCAGCCACATGTTCCGTGATCTGATCCCGCTGTTGGCAGATCGGTACCGCGTCATCGCACCAGACCTTCCTGGGTTCGGTCGAACGATCTCACCTCCACGTGGGGATTTTGCTTACACATTCGATAATCTCGCCGCTGTCGTGACTGGGTTCACAGAGGCGCTCGGCCTCAGCCGCTATGCACTTTACGTGTTCGATTACGGCGCACCGGTCGGGTTCAGGATGGCGACGGCCAATCCGGAGCGGATCACCGCCATAATCAGCCAGAATGGCAACGCCTACATTGACGGGTTCAGTGATGAATGGACTGCGTGGGAGGCCTATTGGCGGGAGCCCTCCACCGAAAACAGAGAGACATGTCGGGCCTCGTTGTCTTCGGAGGTTATCGAGAACTGGCAATACCGCACCGGTACATCAAAAGAGCGTCTTTCGCCCGATGGTTACCAACTCGATATCGCGTTCATGTCGCGGCCGGGTGCGGAAGACATTCAACTCGATCTTATCCTCGACTACAGAACAAACATCGACCGGTATGGGGAGTTTCAAGCGTATTTCCAGGATCATCAACCACCGTTCCTGGCGGTCTGGGGCAGACATGATCCAGCATTCGTCCCGGCGGGTGCCGAGGCCTATAAGCGTGACCTGCCCGCCGCGGAGGTCCATCTGCTCGATACCGGCCATTTCGCTTTGGAAACACATGCAGAGGAGATTGCTCAGTTCATCCGGAGCTTCCTGATCAGACACGTCTAA